In one Pseudoclavibacter sp. Marseille-Q3772 genomic region, the following are encoded:
- a CDS encoding catalase has translation MTQFESNIDPTLPATRQGGQHAESNRNSLTVGSNGPIMLHDVTLVETLAAFNRERVPERNPHAKGSGAFGEWEVTGDVSKYTRAKAFQPGAKGRMLARFSTVAGEQGSPDTWRDVRGFALRFYTEEGNLDIVGNNTPVFFVRDPMKFPNFIRSQKRLPDRGLRDNTMQWDFWTLTPESAHQVTYLMGDRGLPRSWRTMNGYSSHTYAWINEQGERFWVKYHFISEQGVENMTNEEAERIAGEDADYHRRDLFNAIEEGNFPSWTIKVQVMPYDDAKNYRFNPFDLTKVWPHADYPLIEVGKFTLNENLVNFFAQIEQAAFSPSNYVAGTGVSPDKMLLGRVFSYPDAHRARIGTNFNQLPVNRPINKTNDYTFDGNMRFDHSGDAPVYAPNSFDRPWADDEGPVENSWEADGELVRSAYALHAEDDDFGQAGTLVREVWDDAARDRFVETVSGALATVKEPVLSRAFEYWKNVDAETGARIEQKVREGLAERGELPGGDPAQPEDSQGDVHGDIQG, from the coding sequence ATGACTCAGTTTGAAAGCAATATCGACCCGACGCTGCCGGCAACCCGACAGGGCGGCCAGCACGCTGAAAGCAACCGCAACTCGCTCACCGTTGGCTCAAACGGCCCGATCATGCTGCACGATGTCACCCTGGTCGAGACCCTGGCCGCGTTCAACCGCGAGCGCGTGCCTGAGCGTAACCCGCACGCTAAGGGCTCGGGCGCATTCGGTGAGTGGGAAGTAACCGGCGATGTTTCGAAGTACACCCGCGCTAAGGCGTTCCAGCCCGGCGCGAAGGGCCGGATGCTCGCGCGCTTCTCGACCGTTGCCGGTGAGCAGGGCTCGCCCGACACCTGGCGCGACGTGCGCGGATTCGCACTGCGCTTCTACACCGAAGAGGGCAACCTGGATATCGTTGGCAACAACACGCCGGTGTTCTTCGTACGCGACCCGATGAAGTTCCCGAACTTCATCCGCTCGCAGAAGCGTCTGCCCGACCGTGGCCTGCGCGACAACACCATGCAGTGGGACTTCTGGACGCTGACTCCAGAGTCAGCCCACCAGGTGACCTACCTCATGGGTGACCGTGGACTGCCACGCAGCTGGCGCACCATGAACGGCTATTCCTCGCACACCTACGCATGGATTAACGAGCAAGGCGAGCGTTTCTGGGTGAAGTACCACTTCATTTCGGAACAGGGCGTCGAGAACATGACCAACGAGGAAGCTGAGCGGATTGCCGGCGAGGACGCTGACTACCACCGCCGCGACCTGTTCAACGCCATCGAAGAGGGCAACTTCCCGTCTTGGACCATCAAGGTTCAGGTGATGCCGTACGACGACGCGAAGAACTACCGCTTCAACCCGTTCGACCTGACGAAGGTTTGGCCGCACGCTGACTACCCGCTGATTGAGGTGGGTAAGTTCACGCTGAATGAGAACCTGGTCAACTTCTTCGCGCAGATCGAGCAGGCCGCGTTCTCGCCCTCGAACTACGTTGCTGGAACCGGTGTATCGCCGGACAAGATGCTGCTGGGTCGTGTGTTCTCGTACCCGGATGCACACCGCGCGCGTATCGGCACGAACTTCAACCAGCTGCCGGTGAACCGCCCGATCAACAAGACCAACGACTACACCTTCGACGGCAACATGCGGTTCGACCACTCGGGCGACGCGCCCGTGTATGCACCCAACTCGTTTGATCGCCCGTGGGCAGACGATGAGGGCCCGGTTGAGAACTCCTGGGAGGCCGATGGCGAGCTGGTTCGTTCAGCCTACGCGCTGCACGCTGAGGACGACGACTTCGGCCAGGCTGGAACCCTCGTTCGTGAGGTCTGGGACGATGCCGCTCGTGACCGTTTCGTAGAGACCGTATCGGGGGCGCTTGCGACTGTGAAGGAGCCGGTGCTGTCGCGCGCGTTCGAGTACTGGAAGAACGTTGATGCTGAGACCGGTGCTCGCATCGAGCAGAAGGTCCGTGAGGGTCTTGCCGAACGCGGCGAACTCCCTGGTGGCGACCCGGCGCAGCCCGAAGACTCGCAGGGCGACGTACACGGCGACATCCAGGGCTAG
- a CDS encoding SprT-like domain-containing protein — protein sequence MSRLSRSPQSTAKARTLPHAGALASENHPQNDSLAEAQTLAQALIGQYLDESWSFRFDHARMRAGSCNYARRQISLSRHLVPLMTAEQVDQTLRHEIAHALAGQRAGHGAAWRRVAAQIGYAGGRTYEGPVPQDHRWVGRCPNGHEVFRHRRPGKPVSCSRCARGFDDRFLIRWYDRRDA from the coding sequence ATGAGCAGACTGAGCCGTTCACCGCAATCGACTGCTAAAGCCCGCACCCTGCCACACGCCGGCGCGCTCGCATCCGAGAACCACCCCCAAAACGATTCGCTAGCCGAGGCGCAGACTCTGGCTCAGGCGTTGATCGGTCAGTACTTGGATGAAAGCTGGTCGTTTCGGTTTGATCACGCGCGGATGCGTGCCGGCAGTTGCAACTACGCGCGTCGGCAGATCTCGCTGTCGCGCCACCTGGTGCCGTTGATGACGGCGGAGCAGGTCGACCAGACCCTGCGGCACGAGATCGCACATGCCCTGGCCGGACAGCGCGCGGGCCACGGCGCAGCATGGCGTCGGGTTGCCGCGCAGATTGGCTATGCGGGCGGGCGCACCTACGAGGGGCCGGTCCCGCAGGATCATCGCTGGGTTGGCCGATGCCCCAACGGCCACGAGGTATTCCGTCACCGCCGCCCGGGGAAGCCCGTGAGCTGCAGTCGTTGCGCCCGCGGCTTCGATGACCGGTTCTTGATTCGCTGGTACGACCGTCGCGATGCGTAG
- a CDS encoding fused MFS/spermidine synthase, with protein sequence MNPSDLTRTFASGPQAQIELHGSSMHLVVDGTPQSHVNLDDPSELRFGYIRHMGHVLDQAFDARQPITALHLGAGALTLPRYIEHTRPGSRQQVLELERELVDLVRSIAPLPAHASIRIRYGDARAQLDRLPAGLHQRADAIVVDLFDGPQTPAHVTTAEFFTSLARFLTPNGVVLVNVADGHDLAFARAEIATLRQVFGSVLLVSDPAVFKGRRFGNIVAVASRDRLELPGLARLAASGFPPAVVQHDEQAHKWLRGTSPITDAVSKPSPLPGRGTFSVKRP encoded by the coding sequence GTGAACCCGTCCGACCTCACCCGAACATTCGCATCCGGCCCCCAGGCGCAGATCGAGCTCCACGGCAGCTCCATGCACCTTGTCGTCGACGGCACGCCACAATCCCACGTCAATCTCGACGACCCGAGCGAACTTCGCTTCGGATACATCAGGCACATGGGGCACGTGCTCGATCAAGCATTCGACGCCAGACAGCCCATCACCGCGCTCCACCTGGGCGCGGGTGCACTGACGCTCCCCCGCTACATTGAGCACACCCGCCCCGGCTCGCGCCAACAAGTTCTCGAGCTCGAACGCGAACTGGTCGACCTGGTTCGCTCAATCGCCCCGCTGCCCGCTCACGCCTCCATCCGCATCCGCTATGGCGACGCGCGAGCGCAACTCGATCGCCTCCCAGCCGGGCTACATCAGCGCGCGGATGCGATCGTGGTCGACCTCTTCGACGGGCCGCAGACCCCGGCACATGTAACCACGGCCGAGTTTTTCACCTCTCTCGCGCGATTCCTCACACCGAACGGCGTGGTGCTCGTCAACGTCGCCGACGGCCACGATCTGGCGTTTGCGCGCGCTGAAATCGCCACGCTGCGACAGGTATTCGGTTCGGTGCTACTCGTGAGCGATCCGGCCGTATTTAAAGGACGTCGCTTCGGCAATATCGTTGCCGTCGCATCGCGCGACCGCCTGGAGTTACCCGGCCTTGCGCGGCTTGCCGCAAGTGGGTTTCCACCGGCGGTGGTGCAACATGACGAGCAGGCCCACAAGTGGCTGCGCGGTACGAGTCCGATTACGGATGCAGTCTCAAAACCGTCTCCGCTGCCCGGTCGCGGCACGTTCTCGGTCAAGCGGCCGTAA
- a CDS encoding tetratricopeptide repeat protein: MTDAPIILSFDPQTLRERIDVDAANERLAEIERYRSLTALNQQVTLLRLLGRYDEAFDKAQAAARQSRFTGSREDSLEARIRRAQVDHYRGKTDTALGELTNCADEAVAHEWGTLAGFALYNRGKLLFELDQLEEALADFERALKFREADSQAVDQTAATKFAIRAVRAKLEGHSSPDEQTEPFTAIDC, from the coding sequence GTGACTGACGCACCGATCATCCTGAGCTTCGACCCGCAGACGCTGCGCGAGCGCATCGACGTCGATGCTGCCAATGAGCGGCTCGCCGAAATCGAGCGGTATCGCTCGCTGACCGCGCTGAATCAGCAGGTCACGCTGCTGCGCCTGCTGGGACGCTACGACGAAGCGTTCGACAAGGCGCAGGCCGCCGCCCGGCAGTCGCGGTTCACCGGGTCGCGAGAAGACTCACTGGAGGCCCGCATCCGCCGCGCCCAGGTTGACCACTACCGCGGCAAGACCGATACGGCGCTTGGCGAGCTGACCAACTGTGCCGACGAGGCGGTTGCGCACGAGTGGGGCACGCTTGCTGGGTTTGCGCTGTACAACCGCGGCAAATTGCTCTTTGAGCTTGACCAGCTGGAAGAGGCACTGGCTGACTTTGAGCGCGCGTTGAAGTTCCGCGAAGCCGACAGCCAGGCGGTCGACCAGACGGCGGCGACGAAGTTCGCAATCCGCGCCGTTCGCGCGAAACTCGAGGGGCATTCCTCACCGGATGAGCAGACTGAGCCGTTCACCGCAATCGACTGCTAA
- the rpoB gene encoding DNA-directed RNA polymerase subunit beta has translation MAAANIASTTPKSGRNAHRLSFASIQDTLEVPDLLSLQTESFDWLVGNDMWKARLDYEIETTGGTDVPRTSGLDEVFEEISPIEDNAGAMQLTFRNPYLEPEKYSIDECKERGKTYAAPLYVEAEFMRFETGEIKTQTVFMGDFPLMTDKGTFIINGTERVVVSQLVRSPGVYFERTPEKNSDIDVYSARIIPSRGAWLEFEVDKKGLVAVRIDRKRKQPVTIFLRAIGLSEEEIRAEFAGYESLLETLSKDDAKIQTQEEALRDIYKKLRPGEQVASEAARALLDNYFFNPKRYDLAKVGRHKLNRKLGLEAPITDSVLSTEDIIATIKYLVALHKGEQTIEGTRNGGEVVDIPLDVDDIDHFGNRRIRAVGELIQNQVRTGLSRMERVVRERMTTQEIDSITPQSLINVRPVVAAIKEFFGTSQLSQFMDQNNPLAGITHKRRLSALGPGGLSRERAGVEVRDVHASHYGRMCPIETPEGPNIGLIGSLASFARINAFGFIETPYRRVEKGVVTDNIDYLSAADEDEYVVAQANAPLDENNRFADEDVLVRLKGGEVELVPAEEVDYMDVSPRQMVSVGTSLIPFLEHDDTNRALMGANMQRQAVPLLRSSSPIVGTGMEGYSAIDAGDVVTAVNAGVVTSVSADQVVVQTDEGGSESYFLRKFERSNAGTCYNHRVIVKAGDRVEVGEVIADGPATENGELALGMNLLVAFMPWEGHNFEDAIIISQNLVKDDVLSSIHIEEYEVDARDTKLGKEEITADLPNVGQDMLKDLDERGIIRIGAEVQPGDILVGKVTPKGETELSAEERLLRAIFNEKSREVRDTSLKVPHGQSGTVIGVKMFDIENGDDELGSGVNQRVVVYIAQKRKITEGDKLAGRHGNKGVIAKILPEEDMPFLEDGTPVDIILNPLGIPKRMNLGQVLESHLGWVASQGWDIEGTPEWAQGLPEEAFHVEPGTKVATPVFDGTSAEQLSGLLGSTRPNEDGERLVGTDGKTRLFDGRSGEPFPDPISVGYMYMLKLHHLVDDKIHARSTGPYSMITQQPLGGKAQFGGQRFGEMEVWALEAYGAAYTLQELLTIKSDDIVGRVKAYESIVKGENIQKAGIPESFRVLVREMRSLCLNVEVLAADGNIVSLEENDDDAYRAAEELGINISTRFESSSVDEI, from the coding sequence TTGGCTGCTGCGAACATCGCATCCACCACACCAAAGTCGGGTCGTAACGCACACCGACTTTCGTTCGCTTCGATTCAGGACACCCTCGAAGTTCCTGACCTGCTCTCGTTGCAAACTGAGTCCTTTGACTGGCTCGTCGGCAACGACATGTGGAAGGCTCGGCTCGACTACGAGATCGAGACCACCGGAGGCACCGACGTGCCCCGCACATCCGGGCTCGACGAGGTTTTCGAAGAGATTTCACCGATTGAGGACAACGCCGGCGCCATGCAGCTGACGTTCCGCAATCCCTACCTTGAGCCAGAAAAGTACTCGATTGACGAGTGCAAGGAGCGCGGTAAGACCTACGCCGCTCCGCTGTATGTCGAAGCCGAGTTCATGCGCTTCGAAACTGGCGAGATCAAGACCCAGACCGTGTTCATGGGTGACTTCCCGCTGATGACCGACAAGGGTACGTTCATCATCAACGGCACCGAGCGTGTTGTCGTGTCGCAGCTCGTTCGCTCGCCTGGCGTGTACTTTGAGCGCACCCCCGAGAAGAACTCGGACATCGACGTCTACTCGGCACGCATCATCCCTTCGCGCGGTGCATGGCTCGAGTTTGAGGTCGACAAGAAGGGCCTGGTTGCGGTTCGTATCGACCGTAAGCGTAAGCAGCCGGTCACTATTTTCTTGCGCGCGATCGGCCTGAGCGAGGAAGAGATTCGCGCCGAGTTCGCCGGCTACGAGTCGCTGCTCGAAACCCTGTCGAAGGATGACGCCAAGATCCAGACGCAGGAAGAAGCCCTGCGCGACATCTACAAGAAGCTGCGCCCGGGTGAGCAGGTTGCTTCCGAAGCTGCCCGCGCCCTGCTGGACAACTACTTCTTCAACCCGAAGCGCTACGACCTCGCTAAGGTTGGTCGCCACAAGCTCAACCGCAAGCTCGGTCTCGAAGCGCCGATCACCGATTCGGTATTGAGCACCGAAGACATCATCGCCACGATCAAGTACCTGGTCGCGCTGCACAAGGGCGAGCAGACCATCGAGGGCACCCGCAACGGCGGCGAGGTCGTCGACATCCCCCTCGACGTGGACGACATCGACCACTTCGGAAACCGCCGCATCCGCGCGGTAGGTGAGCTCATCCAGAACCAGGTTCGCACCGGTTTGAGCCGTATGGAGCGCGTGGTGCGTGAGCGCATGACCACGCAGGAAATCGACTCGATCACGCCGCAGTCGCTGATCAACGTGCGTCCGGTGGTTGCCGCCATCAAGGAGTTCTTCGGTACTTCGCAGCTCTCGCAGTTCATGGACCAGAACAACCCGCTGGCCGGTATCACGCACAAGCGTCGCCTTTCGGCGCTTGGCCCCGGTGGTCTGAGCCGTGAGCGCGCCGGCGTCGAGGTCCGTGACGTGCACGCATCCCACTACGGCCGGATGTGCCCGATCGAGACCCCGGAAGGTCCGAACATTGGTCTGATCGGTTCGTTGGCATCGTTCGCTCGCATCAACGCATTTGGGTTCATTGAGACCCCCTACCGCCGTGTTGAGAAGGGCGTTGTCACCGACAACATCGACTACCTCTCGGCAGCGGATGAAGACGAGTACGTGGTTGCACAGGCCAACGCGCCGCTCGACGAGAACAACCGCTTCGCCGATGAAGACGTCTTGGTACGGCTTAAGGGCGGCGAGGTAGAACTCGTTCCGGCCGAAGAGGTTGACTACATGGATGTGTCGCCGCGCCAGATGGTGTCGGTCGGTACGTCGCTGATTCCGTTCCTTGAGCACGACGACACGAACCGTGCGCTCATGGGCGCCAACATGCAGCGTCAGGCTGTGCCGCTGCTGCGCTCGAGCTCGCCGATCGTTGGTACCGGTATGGAGGGCTACAGCGCCATCGACGCCGGTGACGTGGTCACCGCCGTGAACGCCGGTGTGGTCACTTCGGTGTCCGCTGACCAGGTTGTTGTACAGACGGATGAGGGTGGTAGCGAATCGTACTTCCTGCGCAAGTTTGAGCGCTCGAACGCGGGTACCTGCTACAACCACCGCGTCATCGTCAAGGCTGGCGACCGCGTTGAGGTTGGCGAGGTTATCGCTGACGGCCCCGCCACCGAGAACGGTGAGCTCGCACTCGGAATGAACCTGCTCGTGGCGTTCATGCCGTGGGAGGGCCACAACTTCGAGGACGCGATCATCATCAGCCAGAACCTGGTGAAGGACGACGTACTGTCCTCCATCCACATCGAGGAATACGAAGTGGATGCGCGCGACACCAAGCTTGGTAAGGAAGAGATCACCGCAGACCTGCCGAACGTCGGTCAGGACATGCTGAAGGATCTCGATGAGCGCGGCATCATCCGCATCGGTGCTGAGGTGCAGCCCGGCGACATCCTCGTCGGAAAGGTCACCCCGAAGGGTGAGACCGAGCTGTCGGCTGAAGAGCGCCTGCTGCGCGCCATCTTCAACGAGAAGAGCCGCGAGGTGCGTGACACCTCCCTGAAGGTTCCGCACGGTCAGTCCGGCACCGTCATCGGCGTCAAGATGTTCGACATCGAGAACGGCGACGACGAGCTCGGCTCGGGCGTGAACCAGCGCGTCGTGGTCTACATTGCGCAGAAGCGTAAGATCACCGAGGGTGACAAGCTCGCTGGCCGCCACGGAAACAAGGGTGTTATCGCCAAGATCCTCCCCGAAGAGGACATGCCGTTCCTCGAGGATGGAACCCCGGTCGACATCATCCTGAACCCGCTCGGTATCCCGAAGCGTATGAACCTCGGTCAGGTACTCGAATCGCACCTCGGTTGGGTTGCTTCGCAGGGATGGGACATCGAAGGTACGCCGGAGTGGGCGCAGGGCCTGCCGGAGGAAGCCTTCCACGTCGAACCGGGTACCAAGGTGGCAACGCCGGTGTTCGACGGTACATCCGCGGAACAGCTCAGCGGACTGCTCGGTTCGACCCGTCCGAATGAAGACGGTGAGCGCCTGGTCGGTACTGATGGCAAGACCCGCCTGTTCGACGGTCGCTCCGGCGAGCCGTTCCCCGACCCGATTTCGGTCGGCTACATGTACATGCTGAAGCTGCACCACCTGGTTGACGACAAGATCCACGCTCGTTCGACCGGTCCGTACTCGATGATCACCCAGCAGCCGCTCGGTGGTAAGGCACAGTTCGGTGGTCAGCGCTTCGGTGAGATGGAGGTGTGGGCACTCGAGGCCTATGGCGCCGCCTACACCCTGCAGGAGCTGCTCACCATTAAGTCGGACGACATCGTCGGTCGTGTGAAGGCCTACGAGTCGATCGTTAAGGGCGAGAACATCCAGAAGGCTGGTATCCCCGAATCGTTCCGCGTGCTCGTGCGTGAAATGCGCTCGCTGTGCCTGAACGTTGAGGTGCTCGCCGCTGACGGCAACATCGTCAGCCTCGAAGAGAACGACGACGACGCCTACCGCGCCGCCGAAGAACTCGGTATCAACATCTCCACTCGCTTCGAGTCATCCTCGGTCGACGAGATCTAA
- a CDS encoding beta-eliminating lyase-related protein translates to MVEANTTPTPRAEGALHDREQIHFGSDNYAGVHPEVLAAISQANGGHVPGYGDDPYTARLQDVMRSLFGADAVTYPVFNGTGANVLALQAIMPRWGGIVTAASAHINTDENGAPERVAGLKILPMPTPDGKLRAADIEALTVDRANVHGAEPWALSFSNSTELGTVYSPDEIRELTDAAKRQGLLVHLDGSRLSNAAAATGASFKELTHGVDVVSLGATKNGALAAEAVVALHPEAAPGIEYLQKINLQLASKQRFLSAQLLACYEGDLWQRNATHANEQARLLAESLGSVPGCSIPVPVAANAVFAVLPDGVADRVREQGFRFYDWPPIPGSVRFMTAWDTPPEAVPSLVDAIRDAIDAAS, encoded by the coding sequence ATGGTTGAAGCGAACACGACGCCCACCCCGCGCGCCGAAGGCGCCCTCCACGACCGCGAGCAGATCCACTTCGGTTCCGACAACTACGCCGGCGTACACCCCGAAGTCTTGGCCGCAATTTCCCAGGCGAACGGCGGCCACGTTCCCGGATACGGCGACGACCCGTACACCGCACGCCTCCAGGACGTGATGCGCTCACTATTCGGCGCGGATGCGGTCACCTACCCGGTCTTCAACGGCACGGGCGCGAATGTGCTTGCGCTACAGGCGATCATGCCGCGCTGGGGCGGCATCGTTACGGCCGCGAGCGCGCATATCAACACCGATGAGAACGGTGCGCCCGAGCGGGTCGCGGGGTTGAAGATTTTGCCGATGCCAACGCCCGACGGCAAGCTGCGCGCCGCGGATATCGAAGCGCTCACCGTCGATCGCGCGAACGTGCACGGCGCCGAACCGTGGGCGCTGTCGTTTTCGAACTCCACCGAACTCGGCACCGTATATTCACCCGACGAGATCCGCGAGCTAACGGATGCGGCCAAGCGCCAGGGCCTGTTGGTTCACCTCGACGGTTCCCGGTTGTCCAATGCTGCGGCAGCAACGGGCGCCTCGTTCAAGGAACTCACGCACGGCGTGGATGTGGTCTCGCTGGGCGCGACCAAGAACGGTGCGCTCGCTGCCGAAGCCGTCGTGGCGCTGCATCCCGAAGCGGCTCCGGGAATCGAATATCTGCAGAAGATCAACCTGCAGCTTGCATCGAAACAGCGTTTTCTCTCGGCACAGCTGTTGGCCTGCTACGAGGGCGATCTGTGGCAGCGAAACGCCACCCATGCCAATGAGCAGGCGCGGCTGCTCGCCGAGTCTCTCGGTTCGGTTCCTGGATGCAGTATCCCCGTTCCGGTGGCAGCGAACGCCGTGTTCGCGGTCCTTCCCGACGGGGTGGCTGATCGCGTGCGCGAACAGGGATTCCGGTTCTATGACTGGCCACCGATCCCCGGCTCCGTGCGGTTCATGACGGCTTGGGATACCCCGCCCGAAGCCGTGCCCTCGCTGGTCGACGCCATCCGAGACGCCATCGATGCTGCCAGCTAA
- a CDS encoding MBL fold metallo-hydrolase encodes MAAFNESHTPSNEPEDDAPRSPIEHSDAEPEPQLDAFGTLELHYAEVNDFENNCYVVVDTESGEALIVDAAANAPAIVRIVDTARIRADEHDRAEIHPVAILTTHGHHDHWGALAECKQHYSVPSIAGASDAAAIPVSSDRTVSDGDTIRLGSHELEVIGLRGHTPGSVALVLQSGEDAVRLIPGDSLFPGGPGKTNNEREFTQLMDDLESRVFNRFEDDTVVYPGHGKATTLGAERPQLGEWRERGW; translated from the coding sequence ATGGCAGCCTTTAACGAGTCCCACACCCCTTCCAACGAGCCCGAGGACGACGCGCCGCGCTCGCCAATCGAGCACAGCGATGCCGAACCCGAACCGCAGCTGGATGCGTTCGGAACACTCGAGCTCCACTACGCGGAAGTCAACGACTTCGAGAACAATTGCTACGTCGTCGTGGATACCGAGTCGGGTGAGGCACTAATCGTGGATGCGGCGGCGAACGCCCCCGCGATCGTGCGGATCGTCGACACCGCCCGCATCCGCGCGGATGAACACGACCGCGCCGAGATCCATCCGGTCGCGATCCTCACCACCCACGGGCACCACGACCACTGGGGCGCGCTGGCGGAATGCAAGCAGCACTACTCGGTGCCAAGCATTGCCGGCGCGTCTGACGCTGCGGCGATTCCGGTATCGAGCGACCGCACTGTCAGCGACGGAGACACCATCCGGCTGGGATCACACGAGCTGGAGGTGATCGGCCTGCGGGGCCACACGCCCGGTTCGGTAGCACTCGTGTTGCAGTCGGGTGAGGATGCGGTGCGGCTGATCCCCGGCGACTCACTGTTCCCGGGCGGGCCGGGTAAGACGAACAACGAACGCGAGTTCACCCAGCTCATGGACGACCTCGAATCGCGTGTCTTCAACCGGTTCGAGGACGACACCGTCGTCTACCCCGGACACGGCAAGGCGACGACGCTGGGCGCTGAGCGTCCTCAACTTGGCGAGTGGCGCGAGCGCGGCTGGTAA
- a CDS encoding transcriptional repressor: MTAQPQPLASATPERALGQVQDAGWSERIRASGLRVTSRRLALMAALEAHPHATVDEVFADTKARVGNITKQAVYVSLGEFTAHGLVRRIDPPGSPARYETRTDDNHHHLVCDRCGDIVDVDCAVGAAPCLQPIDDAGFQVRLAEVTYRGTCRACQDAEVNASAHSRKTKPLTSQ; encoded by the coding sequence ATGACCGCCCAACCGCAGCCCCTCGCATCCGCGACGCCTGAACGTGCCCTCGGGCAGGTTCAGGATGCGGGTTGGAGCGAGCGCATCCGCGCGAGTGGGCTTCGGGTCACCTCCCGCAGGCTCGCGCTCATGGCCGCACTCGAAGCGCATCCACACGCCACCGTCGACGAAGTGTTCGCAGACACTAAAGCGCGAGTCGGCAACATCACCAAACAGGCGGTGTACGTCAGTCTCGGCGAGTTCACCGCCCACGGGCTTGTGCGGCGCATCGACCCGCCGGGCTCACCGGCCCGCTACGAAACGCGCACCGACGACAATCACCACCACCTCGTTTGCGACCGCTGCGGCGACATCGTCGACGTCGACTGCGCGGTAGGCGCGGCGCCCTGCCTGCAGCCGATCGACGACGCGGGCTTTCAGGTGCGCCTTGCCGAGGTGACCTACCGTGGCACCTGCCGGGCATGCCAAGACGCCGAGGTCAACGCATCCGCCCACAGCCGAAAAACTAAACCACTCACATCCCAATAG